In one Nicotiana sylvestris chromosome 8, ASM39365v2, whole genome shotgun sequence genomic region, the following are encoded:
- the LOC104248124 gene encoding cation/H(+) antiporter 18-like encodes MATPAAPLKCPPPMKATSNGVFQGDDPLDYALPLAIVQICLVLVLTRVLAYLLRPLRQPRVVAEIIGGILLGPSALGRNEKYLHTIFPPKSLTVLDTLANFGLLFFLFLVGLELDPKSLRRTGKKALCIAVAGISLPFVLGIGTSFALRATISKGVNQGPFLVFMGVALSITAFPVLARILAELKLLTTDVGRMAMSAAAVNDVAAWILLALAIALSGTTSSPLISLWVLLCGAGFVILCIFIGPPIFKWMARRCSDGEHVDEIYVCATLAAVLAAGFVTDTIGIHALFGAFVLGVLVPKEGPFAGALVEKVEDLVSGLFLPLYFVSSGLKTNVATIQGAQSWGLLVLVIFTSCFGKIVGTIVVSLLCKMPMQEALTLGFLMNTKGLVELIVLNIGKDRGVLNDQTFAIMVLMALFTTFITTPIVISIYKPAKLAVTEYKHRTIERKDTSKQVRMLTCFYSTRNIPTLINLIEVSRGTEKREGLRVYAMHLMELSERSSAILMVHKVKRNGLPFWNKGEVTDSNQVVVAFETFEHLSKVSIRPTTAISPMNSMHEDIITSAERKRVAMIILPFHKHQRLDGHFETTRTDLRHVNRRVLQHAPCSVGILVDRGLGGASHVSASNVDFTITILFFGGHDDREALAYGVRMAEHPGVTLIVVRFVVDPEVAGGSVKIDMNQNSSLEAQPDEVLLSGLKQRISKDGSIKYEERTIKDAAETFEAIKTYNRCNLFLVGRMPEGQVVAALNKKSECPELGPIGNLLISSEFSTTASVLVVQQYRSQLSQDSLSSLEEGESSEGNESN; translated from the exons ATGGCTACACCAGCAGCACCCCTGAAATGTCCACCACCTATGAAAGCTACCTCTAATGGAGTATTCCAAGGGGACGATCCGTTGGATTATGCACTTCCTCTTGCCATTGTACAGATATGTTTAGTACTTGTTCTCACTCGTGTTCTTGCCTATCTTCTTCGGCCATTGAGACAGCCACGTGTTGTTGCTGAGATTATT GGAGGAATTTTACTAGGTCCATCTGCTCTAGGTCGCAACGAGAAGTATCTGCATACAATATTTCCACCAAAGAGCCTAACAGTGTTGGATACTTTAGCAAACTTTGgcctccttttctttcttttccttgttgGTCTGGAGTTAGATCCAAAGTCTCTTCGTCGGACTGGGAAGAAAGCTCTATGTATTGCTGTTGCTGGAATTAGTCTCCCCTTTGTATTAGGAATAGGAACATCCTTTGCTCTCAGAGCTACTATATCAAAAGGGGTTAATCAAGGCCCTTTTCTGGTGTTCATGGGAGTGGCTCTCTCTATCACTGCCTTTCCTGTTTTGGCTCGTATTCTAGCTGAGCTCAAACTTTTAACAACAGATGTTGGTCGAATGGCCATGTCTGCTGCAGCAGTCAATGATGTGGCTGCATGGATTTTGCTTGCTCTTGCTATTGCCCTCTCAGGCACTACCAGTTCTCCCCTTATTTCCCTTTGGGTCCTTTTGTGCGGGGCTGGTTTTGTGATACTCTGCATATTCATTGGTCCTCCTATATTCAAATGGATGGCTAGACGTTGTTCGGATGGTGAGCATGTAGATGAGATATATGTGTGCGCTACACTAGCAGCAGTTTTGGCTGCAGGATTTGTCACTGATACTATTGGTATTCATGCCTTATTTGGAGCTTTTGTGCTCGGTGTTCTTGTCCCAAAGGAAGGACCATTTGCAGGCGCACTGGTGGAAAAAGTCGAGGACCTTGTATCCGGTTTATTTCTTCCTCTCTACTTTGTTTCTAGTGGATTGAAAACGAATGTGGCCACTATTCAGGGGGCTCAATCATGGGGTCTTCTTGTTCTTGTCATATTTACCTCATGCTTCGGGAAGATTGTCGGCACCATTGTCGTCTCACTCCTTTGCAAGATGCCTATGCAGGAGGCTTTGACGCTTGGGTTCTTGATGAATACTAAAGGTTTAGTCGAGCTCATTGTTCTTAATATTGGCAAAGACAGAGGG GTACTGAATGATCAAACATTTGCCATCATGGTGTTGATGGCTCTCTTCACAACGTTCATCACAACTCCTATTGTGATATCAATATACAAACCAGCTAAACTAGCTGTGACTGAATACAAGCATAGAACAATAGAGAGGAAAGACACGAGCAAACAAGTCCGAATGCTAACATGCTTCTACAGCACAAGAAACATTCCCACACTGATCAATCTCATTGAAGTTTCTCGAGGAACTGAGAAGAGGGAAGGACTTCGCGTCTATGCCATGCACCTTATGGAGCTTTCCGAAAGGTCATCAGCAATCTTGATGGTCCATAAGGTTAAAAGGAACGGGCTGCCCTTTTGGAATAAAGGGGAGGTTACAGATTCTAACCAAGTAGTGGTTGCTTTTGAAACATTTGAGCATCTGAGCAAAGTGTCTATCCGACCAACAACAGCAATCTCTCCCATGAATAGCATGCACGAGGACATTATTACTAGCGCCGAGAGAAAGAGGGTAGCCATGATAATTCTCCCATTCCACAAGCACCAACGACTTGATGGACATTTCGAAACAACCAGAACCGATCTAAGGCATGTGAACCGCAGAGTTCTTCAGCACGCACCATGTTCAGTCGGTATCTTGGTAGATAGAGGTCTCGGTGGAGCATCTCATGTATCTGCTAGCAATGTCGACTTCACAATAACAATCTTGTTCTTCGGAGGCCATGATGACCGGGAAGCACTTGCTTATGGTGTGCGTATGGCCGAGCACCCCGGTGTCACACTAATCGTGGTACGTTTTGTTGTCGACCCCGAAGTTGCTGGTGGCAGTGTCAAGATAGACATGAACCAGAACTCCAGCCTCGAGGCTCAACCCGACGAAGTGTTACTTTCCGGATTGAAACAGAGAATCTCAAAGGACGGATCGATCAAATACGAAGAGAGGACAATCAAGGATGCTGCAGAAACTTTTGAAGCAATAAAGACATATAACAGGTGCAATCTTTTTTTAGTTGGAAGAATGCCTGAAGGTCAAGTGGTTGCAGCATTGAATAAAAAGAGTGAATGTCCAGAATTGGGGCCTATAGGAAACTTGTTAATATCCTCTGAATTTTCAACAACAGCATCTGTTTTGGTGGTGCAGCAATATCGCAGCCAATTATCTCAAGACTCATTGAGTTCTTTGGAGGAAGGAGAATCATCAGAAGGAAATGAATCCAACTAA